One stretch of Roseimicrobium sp. ORNL1 DNA includes these proteins:
- a CDS encoding YiiX family permuted papain-like enzyme: MGRRPVTFFFTIILGLAAALSTAAFAETPPPSHSPDIPVRDGDIIFHRSLTQQAAAIAAATHSEFTHMGVIFIEDGKPYVYEAVQPVGKAPLDEWIKRGDKEHYVIKRLKDPSKLDTVALKKEVTTMLGKNYDWLFEWSDDSIYCSELVWKGYERASGIKLGELRTLKDLDLSHAAVQKILKERYGDKVPYEMEVICPCDVFSSTLLETVETK, translated from the coding sequence ATGGGCCGGAGACCTGTGACCTTCTTCTTCACCATCATCCTGGGACTGGCAGCCGCGCTGTCCACCGCCGCGTTTGCGGAAACGCCACCACCATCCCACTCCCCGGACATCCCTGTCCGCGACGGCGACATCATCTTTCACCGTTCGCTGACCCAGCAGGCGGCGGCCATTGCAGCGGCGACGCACTCGGAGTTCACCCACATGGGGGTCATCTTCATTGAGGATGGGAAGCCCTATGTGTACGAGGCGGTGCAGCCCGTGGGCAAAGCGCCGCTGGACGAATGGATCAAGCGCGGGGACAAGGAGCACTACGTCATCAAGCGGCTGAAGGACCCGAGCAAGCTGGACACGGTAGCGCTCAAGAAGGAAGTCACCACCATGCTGGGCAAGAACTACGACTGGCTCTTTGAGTGGTCGGACGACAGCATCTACTGCTCCGAGCTGGTCTGGAAAGGTTACGAGCGTGCCTCTGGCATCAAGTTGGGAGAGCTTCGCACGCTCAAGGATCTCGACCTCTCCCATGCCGCGGTGCAGAAGATTCTGAAGGAGCGCTATGGCGACAAGGTGCCGTATGAGATGGAGGTCATCTGCCCTTGCGATGTCTTCAGCTCGACGCTGCTGGAGACGGTGGAGACGAAGTAG